The sequence ACGAATACGGTGTCGAGGCCATCGATACCTACTGCATTAGCATGACCGAAAAAGCCAGTCACGTCCTCGAGGTCCTGTTTCTCGCCGATCAGGCGGGCGTCGTCTCGCTTCCGGACCATCCCGCGCTGTCGATCGTTCCCCTGCTCGAAACGGAGCGAGCACTCTCTGGCGCACGGCGAATCATGGAGACGCTCTTCGAGAACGAACAGTATGCACAGCTGCTAGATGGCCGAGACCGCACCCAGGAGATTATGCTGGGCTACTCGGATTCGAACAAAGAGAACGGGTTTCTCGCGGCGAATTGGTCACTCCACTCCGACCAGCAACACCTCGCCCGGATCGCCGATGACCACGACGTCACTCTCAAACTGTTTCACGGTCGGGGCGGGTCCATCTCGCGCGGCGGCGGCCCGATGAACGAGGCGCTCCTCGCCCTCCCGACTGCATCCGTCACGGGTGCCGTCAAGTTCACAGAGCAGGGTGAAGCCATCGCCGAAAAGTACGCCACCCCCGCCATCGCCCAACGCAACATCGAACAGATGCTCAACGCCCAACTGCTGGCACGGCAGCAGTCTCTCGACGGTGCCTCGAGATCTATCCCAGACGAGTACGACTCGGCGATGGATACCATGGCGTCGGCCGCACAGACCGAGTATCGGGACCTCCTCGAGACCGACGGGTTCGTGGCCTACTTCGAGAGTGTGACCCCCATCTCGGTCATCGAGAAACTCAACCTCGGCTCTCGTCCTGCCTCGCGTTCGGCCGAACGCTCCGTCGAGGATCTCCGTGCTATCCCATGGGTATTCGCCTGGACTCAGTCCCGGTGGATCGTCCCTGGCTGGTACGGCCTCGGAACGGGCGTCGAAACGTACCTCGATTCGGGCGGTGATGTGGAGACCCTCCAGCGAATGTACGACGAATGGCCGTTCTTCAGAACGACCATCGACAACGCCAGTCTCGCGCTCGCCCGATCTGAACCGGAGATCGCCGAAGCGTACTCCCAGCTCGCGCCGGCCGATTTGCGAACCCAGTTTGCCCCCCGACTCTCCGAAGAGTACGGGTCGACGGTCGCTGCTGTGGGCGACATCACCGGCCGGGACCGACTGGTACAACGTGACTGGTTCGACGCGAGTCTCACGCGCCGAAACCCGCTCGTAGACCCGCTCAACGTACTTCAGGTACAGCTTCTCGACCAGACCCATCGCACGCCCGAGGAGAGCAGGGCCCTCCGATTGACCGTGAAAGGAATCGCCGCGGGCATGAACAATACCGGGTGACGCTAACTACTCGAACCGGCGTCTCGCCTTCCGCAGCACACCACGGAGCGTCGCTATCTCGCGACCGGTCGGGTGGGCTCGCCCGAGGAGCCGACGCACCAGTCGCATCGTCTTGTCGTGTTTCTCCGCCGGGTACTCGATATCGTCGAGGAGTGTCTCGAAGTGGTCGTAGAATCCCTCGATCTCCCGTTCGGTCGCCCGGGTCCTCGCCCGCTCGGGGAGCTGTGAGTCGTCCATCGCCAGGTCGCGGAGTTCGTAGAGAGCGACCGTGGCCGCCTGGCCGAGGTTCAGCGAGGGGTACTCCTCGCTCGCGGGGATCGCACAGATCTGATCGACGCTGGCGAGTTCGTCGTTCGTCAAGCCGATCCGTTCGCGGCCGAAGACGAGTGCGGTCTCGGTCTCGACCCCGGCGAGTTCAGTCGCGAGCTCCGCCGGCGTCGCATAGGGGAAGCGGACGTGCTTGGAGTCGTCCTCGTTCGTCACCGACGTGAACCCGACGGTGTGATACGAGGAGACGAGCGTCTCGAAGTCGATTTCCCGGGCCGCCGGAAGAACGTCCTCCCGGGCCTGCCCGGCGTACCCGTAGGCCTCGCCGTCGGGGTCCAACTCCGGTGGGTCCACGAGAAGGAGGTCCGCGAACCCGAAGTTCTTCATCGCACGTGCGATCGTCCCGACGTTCCCGGGGGTCTTCGCATCGACCACGGCGACGACCGGCGTTGCCATCGGGCGGCGATAGGGTTCGGCTACGTAAATAGCGACCGCACCCGGCCGAGACGCTCAGAAGAACTCGGCCACGCCGCTGGCGTACTCCTCGGGCGGGACGTCGACGACGCCCTCCTCGTGGAGCGTATCGAAGAACGTGGCGTCGCTCCAGTAGTACTGATCGAAGACCGACCGGGCGACGACGTCGATGACCGGCCGCGTCGCCGGTTCGTCGTCGACGAGCTGAAACGCGACGTTGAAGCTATTGAGACCCTCGTCCGCGTAGAACTGCAGGACGGCCGTCAACCCGGTCGCGAGACCTTCGAGGGTTTCCTCAGTGATCTGATCAGGCTCCGTCTCGAGGACCCCGCGAACGTTGCGATGGTGTTGTGGCGCGAACGGCGCATACCATTCCACGTCACGGGTCCGGCCGATGTATCGATCACCTTCGCGTTCCGCGTCGAGGAGGTCGTCGAAGTACCGAGAACCGTTCTGTTCGTAGTACTCGCGATGGGCGTCGAGTCGACGTCGCTGGCGATTGGTCCCCCGGTCGTCGACCAGTGTCTGGATGTGGGGGTGGACGATACTACTGCCTGCGGAGCGGAGAAAGTTCATGTTCACCGACGCGACGGACGCGTCCTCGTCCGCATCGAACACGGCGGTAACGTACTCCATCGCTGCCTCGAAGCCGTCCGCGAAGATAT is a genomic window of Halanaeroarchaeum sp. HSR-CO containing:
- a CDS encoding RNA methyltransferase; the encoded protein is MATPVVAVVDAKTPGNVGTIARAMKNFGFADLLLVDPPELDPDGEAYGYAGQAREDVLPAAREIDFETLVSSYHTVGFTSVTNEDDSKHVRFPYATPAELATELAGVETETALVFGRERIGLTNDELASVDQICAIPASEEYPSLNLGQAATVALYELRDLAMDDSQLPERARTRATEREIEGFYDHFETLLDDIEYPAEKHDKTMRLVRRLLGRAHPTGREIATLRGVLRKARRRFE